The proteins below are encoded in one region of Bacteroides uniformis:
- a CDS encoding glycoside hydrolase family 97 protein — protein sequence MKNRLKLLVWLFALSGPLAAQSVSVNGPDGKLQLTVSCPSANGEVSYAVTYNGKQMLESSPLGMETNVGDFYRGLQLKEHKVTALDTVYEQSRIKASRIHYWANELLCSFVNGEGKNVQITFRVSNNDVAFRYTLPREQGKGSVTVNSERTGFRFPSQTTTFLCPQSDAMIGWKRTKPSYEEEYKADAPMNERSGYGHGYTFPCLFKVGDDGWVLLSETGVDSRYCGSRLSDWDNGVYRIAFPMPEENNGNGTVSPAFSLPGSTPWRTVTVGETLKPIVETTVPWDVVEPRYTTTHDYKPGRGTWSWILWQDGSINYDDQVRYVDLAAAMGYEYVLIDNWWDNNIGRDRMEQFIKYARSKGVEVFLWYSSSGYWNDIEQSPVNRMDNSIARKQEMRWLQSLGVKGIKVDFFGGDKQETLRLYEEILSDADDHGLMVIFHGCTLPRGWERMYPNYVGSEAVLASENLVFSQHFCDNEAFNATLHPFIRNAVGCMEFGGVFLNKRLNRSNDGGTIRRTTDIFQLATAVLFQNPIQNFALAPNNLTDAPQICLDFMKQVPTTWDETRFIDGYPGRYIVLARRHGNTWYIAAVNATAEPLKLKLDLPVLAGQEVSLYSDDKKMQPQLKLQKIKTDGSLQLTVQPQGGAVIVE from the coding sequence ATGAAGAATAGATTGAAATTACTGGTTTGGCTGTTTGCCCTCTCAGGTCCGCTGGCAGCACAGAGTGTATCTGTCAATGGTCCGGATGGAAAATTGCAGCTTACGGTATCCTGCCCGTCAGCCAACGGCGAAGTGTCTTACGCCGTCACCTACAATGGAAAGCAAATGCTGGAATCTTCTCCCTTGGGGATGGAGACAAATGTGGGTGATTTCTATAGAGGATTGCAGTTGAAGGAACATAAAGTCACAGCTCTCGATACGGTTTATGAACAATCCCGGATCAAAGCTTCGCGCATCCATTACTGGGCAAACGAATTGCTTTGTTCATTCGTCAACGGTGAGGGGAAGAATGTGCAGATAACTTTCCGCGTCAGCAACAATGACGTGGCTTTCCGTTACACCCTGCCGAGGGAGCAGGGAAAAGGAAGCGTCACGGTGAACAGCGAACGGACCGGCTTCCGCTTCCCGTCGCAGACCACCACTTTCCTTTGTCCGCAGAGCGACGCCATGATAGGGTGGAAGCGTACCAAACCCAGTTACGAAGAAGAATATAAGGCAGATGCCCCGATGAACGAACGTTCGGGTTATGGACATGGATATACATTTCCCTGCTTGTTCAAGGTGGGGGATGACGGCTGGGTACTGCTCAGTGAAACCGGAGTGGACAGCCGTTATTGTGGCTCGCGTTTGAGTGATTGGGATAACGGCGTGTATCGCATTGCTTTCCCCATGCCGGAAGAGAACAACGGCAACGGAACGGTGTCACCTGCCTTTTCCCTGCCGGGCTCCACGCCGTGGCGTACTGTGACGGTGGGGGAAACCTTGAAGCCGATTGTGGAAACCACCGTCCCCTGGGATGTAGTGGAACCACGCTATACCACCACCCATGATTACAAGCCGGGCCGTGGCACATGGAGCTGGATTCTCTGGCAGGACGGCAGCATCAACTACGACGACCAGGTGCGCTATGTTGACTTGGCAGCCGCCATGGGATACGAATATGTATTGATTGACAACTGGTGGGACAACAACATCGGTCGCGACCGCATGGAACAGTTTATCAAGTATGCCCGTAGCAAGGGTGTGGAGGTATTCTTGTGGTATAGCTCCAGTGGTTACTGGAACGATATAGAGCAGAGTCCCGTCAACCGGATGGATAACTCCATTGCCCGCAAGCAAGAGATGCGCTGGTTGCAAAGTCTGGGTGTGAAGGGTATCAAAGTAGACTTCTTCGGCGGTGACAAGCAGGAGACCCTGCGTTTGTACGAGGAGATTCTGAGCGATGCCGACGACCACGGTCTGATGGTTATCTTCCACGGCTGTACCTTGCCTCGCGGCTGGGAACGGATGTATCCCAATTACGTAGGCAGCGAGGCGGTGCTGGCTTCCGAGAATCTGGTATTTAGCCAGCATTTCTGTGATAACGAGGCGTTCAATGCCACGCTGCACCCTTTCATCCGCAATGCTGTGGGATGCATGGAGTTTGGCGGTGTGTTCCTGAACAAGCGTTTGAACCGCAGCAACGATGGCGGAACTATTCGCCGCACCACGGACATCTTTCAGCTGGCAACGGCAGTGCTGTTCCAAAATCCTATCCAGAACTTCGCCTTGGCACCTAATAACTTGACGGATGCTCCGCAAATCTGCCTCGACTTTATGAAACAAGTGCCCACTACTTGGGACGAGACCCGTTTCATTGACGGCTATCCGGGGAGATATATTGTTCTTGCCCGTCGTCATGGCAACACGTGGTACATAGCCGCTGTCAATGCAACGGCGGAACCATTGAAACTGAAGCTTGACCTTCCTGTGCTGGCAGGACAAGAGGTGTCTCTGTATAGTGATGACAAGAAGATGCAGCCTCAATTAAAGCTGCAGAAGATAAAGACTGACGGCTCTCTGCAACTCACGGTTCAGCCGCAGGGAGGGGCGGTAATCGTGGAATAA
- a CDS encoding family 43 glycosylhydrolase produces MLLAAMLLSLFALPGYSWQKSFPEKDYVAYLFTYFTGNSGDEEAVRYAVSMDGYTYWALNDNEPVIDSKVISSTGGVRDPHILRCEDGKTFYMVVTDMVSANGWSSNRAMVLLKSTDLVNWSHSVINIQKRYSGQEDLKRVWAPQTIYDPEVGKYMVYWSMLHGDGADVIYYAYANAEFTDLEGEPKPLFLPENGKSCIDGDIVYKDGVFHLFYKTEGHGNGIKVATTRSLTSGAWTEEPDYKQQTKEAVEGAGTFKLIGQDKYILMYDVYMKGSYQFTETTDLKNFKVIDSEVKMNFHPRHGTIIPITRHELLRITDEWGKPTELGALPNNPVLPGFHADPEILYSHQTQKYYIYSTTDGQPGWGGWYFTVFSSTDLKTWQDEGVMLDLKSEQVPWADGNAWAPCIEEKKVDGKYKYFFYYSGNPKNGGGKQIGVATSDSPAGPFTDLGRPVVTASPVGGGQQIDVDVFTDPVSGKSYLYWGNGYMAGAELNDDMVSIKENTVTVMTPEGGTLQDYAFREAAYVFYRNGLYYFMWSVDDTGSPNYHVAYGTSKSPLGPIEVAKQPVVLIQNPEKEIYGPAHNAVLQIPGTDEWRIVYHRINKWYLKDGPGVHREVCIDRMEFNEDGTIKPVVPTL; encoded by the coding sequence ATGCTTTTGGCGGCAATGTTATTGTCGTTGTTTGCACTTCCGGGATATTCCTGGCAAAAATCCTTTCCCGAAAAAGATTATGTAGCTTATTTGTTCACTTATTTCACTGGGAATAGTGGCGATGAAGAAGCTGTGCGCTATGCTGTAAGCATGGACGGTTATACCTACTGGGCATTGAATGATAATGAACCGGTAATCGACTCGAAAGTCATCAGCTCCACCGGGGGAGTCCGCGACCCGCATATCCTTCGTTGCGAGGATGGCAAGACTTTCTATATGGTAGTGACAGATATGGTTTCAGCCAATGGATGGAGTTCCAACCGTGCCATGGTTTTGCTGAAATCTACCGACTTGGTCAACTGGTCTCACTCCGTTATCAATATACAGAAGCGCTATTCAGGTCAGGAGGATTTGAAGCGTGTATGGGCTCCGCAGACTATCTACGACCCGGAGGTGGGAAAGTACATGGTGTATTGGTCTATGCTGCATGGCGATGGAGCCGATGTCATATATTATGCTTATGCCAATGCGGAGTTTACGGATTTGGAGGGAGAGCCCAAGCCATTGTTTCTGCCGGAGAACGGGAAATCGTGCATCGATGGAGACATTGTCTATAAGGATGGTGTTTTCCACCTTTTCTATAAGACGGAAGGGCATGGAAACGGCATAAAGGTGGCCACCACCCGTTCCCTGACCTCCGGGGCATGGACGGAAGAGCCCGATTACAAGCAACAGACTAAGGAAGCCGTAGAGGGTGCGGGCACTTTCAAACTGATAGGGCAGGATAAGTATATCCTGATGTACGACGTCTATATGAAAGGAAGCTATCAGTTTACGGAAACCACTGACTTGAAGAATTTTAAGGTGATAGACAGCGAGGTGAAGATGAACTTCCATCCCCGTCATGGGACCATTATCCCCATTACCCGCCATGAGCTGTTGCGCATTACCGATGAATGGGGCAAGCCGACAGAACTGGGCGCATTGCCCAACAATCCCGTATTGCCGGGTTTCCATGCCGACCCGGAAATCCTTTATTCCCATCAGACCCAAAAGTATTACATCTATTCTACTACGGACGGACAGCCGGGTTGGGGAGGCTGGTATTTCACCGTATTCTCCTCCACGGATTTGAAGACCTGGCAGGATGAAGGCGTCATGCTGGACTTGAAGTCGGAGCAAGTGCCCTGGGCAGATGGCAATGCTTGGGCGCCTTGCATTGAAGAGAAAAAAGTGGACGGTAAGTATAAATACTTCTTCTATTACAGTGGAAACCCCAAGAATGGCGGCGGCAAGCAGATTGGAGTGGCTACGAGCGATTCTCCGGCCGGCCCTTTCACCGATTTGGGACGCCCTGTCGTTACTGCTTCACCCGTCGGTGGCGGGCAACAGATTGATGTGGATGTGTTTACAGACCCTGTTTCGGGCAAATCCTATCTTTACTGGGGCAACGGCTACATGGCAGGTGCCGAGCTGAACGACGATATGGTGTCCATCAAGGAAAATACCGTTACGGTGATGACGCCGGAGGGAGGCACCTTGCAGGACTATGCTTTCCGCGAAGCAGCCTATGTCTTTTATCGCAACGGGCTCTACTATTTCATGTGGTCGGTAGACGATACCGGTTCGCCCAATTACCATGTGGCATACGGTACGTCCAAGTCGCCGCTCGGTCCTATCGAAGTTGCCAAGCAACCCGTTGTACTGATTCAGAATCCGGAAAAGGAGATTTACGGTCCGGCACACAACGCTGTATTGCAGATTCCCGGTACAGATGAGTGGAGAATCGTTTACCACCGTATCAATAAATGGTACTTGAAAGATGGTCCCGGCGTTCATCGTGAAGTCTGCATAGACCGGATGGAGTTCAATGAAGACGGAACCATCAAGCCGGTGGTGCCTACCCTTTGA
- a CDS encoding glycoside hydrolase family 88/105 protein, whose amino-acid sequence MKTTCLFLLGLAFCWGLFSCTAQQPKPEEVIEIINRVNNYWQETHPQHGRSFWDNAAYHTGNMEVFFLTGNPECYAYSEAWAEHNEWKGAKSDNKEEWKYSYGESDDYVLFGDYQICFQTYADLYTVKPDSGKIARAREVMEYQMSTDKNDYWWWADGLYMVMPVMTKMYKLTGNPLYLEKLHEYWTYANSIMYDAEEGLYYRDGKYIYPKHKSVNGKKDFWARGDGWVLAALAKVLKDLPETDQYRQEYIDRFQTMAKSVAACQQPEGYWTRSMLDPEHAPGPETSGTAFFTYGLLWGMNNGLLDKATYQPVVMKAWNYLTTVALQPDGRIGYVQPIGEKAIPGQVVDANSTANFGVGAFLLAACEMVRFLNAD is encoded by the coding sequence ATGAAAACGACATGCTTATTTTTATTGGGTTTGGCTTTTTGCTGGGGACTGTTCTCATGCACCGCTCAGCAGCCGAAACCGGAAGAAGTGATTGAGATTATCAATCGGGTGAACAACTATTGGCAGGAGACCCATCCGCAACATGGGCGCTCTTTCTGGGACAATGCCGCCTATCATACGGGAAACATGGAGGTGTTCTTCCTGACCGGTAATCCGGAATGCTATGCCTATTCCGAGGCGTGGGCAGAACATAATGAATGGAAAGGCGCGAAGAGTGACAACAAGGAAGAGTGGAAGTACAGCTATGGGGAGAGTGATGATTATGTGCTTTTCGGTGATTATCAGATTTGTTTCCAGACTTATGCGGATTTGTATACCGTGAAGCCGGATTCCGGGAAGATAGCCCGTGCGCGCGAAGTGATGGAATACCAGATGAGTACGGACAAGAACGATTATTGGTGGTGGGCAGACGGACTTTACATGGTAATGCCCGTTATGACAAAGATGTACAAGCTGACCGGCAATCCGTTATATCTGGAGAAACTGCATGAATACTGGACCTATGCCAACAGCATCATGTACGATGCGGAGGAAGGCCTATACTATCGCGACGGCAAATATATTTATCCAAAACATAAAAGTGTGAATGGTAAGAAAGACTTCTGGGCGCGTGGCGACGGTTGGGTGCTGGCTGCCTTGGCAAAGGTACTGAAAGACCTGCCCGAAACAGACCAATACCGCCAGGAGTACATAGACCGCTTCCAGACGATGGCCAAATCCGTGGCTGCCTGCCAGCAGCCGGAAGGCTACTGGACACGCAGTATGCTCGACCCTGAGCATGCTCCCGGTCCTGAAACCAGCGGTACGGCTTTCTTTACCTATGGTCTGTTATGGGGGATGAACAACGGCTTGCTGGACAAGGCTACTTATCAACCCGTAGTGATGAAGGCGTGGAATTATCTGACTACTGTAGCCTTGCAGCCCGATGGCCGCATAGGGTATGTACAGCCGATTGGCGAGAAAGCCATTCCCGGACAAGTGGTTGATGCCAACTCTACTGCTAACTTTGGGGTAGGGGCATTTCTGCTGGCAGCTTGTGAGATGGTGCGTTTTTTGAATGCCGACTGA
- a CDS encoding alpha-l-rhamnosidase has translation MSKTDSFFIVFILIVWGIGGFPVALCAQGAAGVLPETHLVEVGKGYSQTSVNTAVFRNNSLVTQGDEQYISYYDAEGFLTLGKRNLHAGQWTLHRTQYKGNVKDAHNVISMMLDGDGYIHVAFDHHGQPLNYCRSIAPHSLELGEKEPMTGVDEGNVTYPEFYLLSGGDLLFAYRSGSSGRGNLVMNRYSLKEKKWSRVQDVLIDGENKRNAYWQLYVDELGTIHLSWVWRETWHVETNHDLCYARSFDNGVTWYKANGKKYDLPIRLGNAEYACRIPQNSELINQTSMSADAGGNPYIASYWRDPDSDVPQYRIVWHDGQMWHSRQVSGRTTPFSLKGGGTKMIPMARPRIVVDGGEIFYVFRDEERGSKVSLAHATDVANSKWSISDLTDFTVGAWEPSHDTELWKSRKRLHLFVQHAKQGDGERVVEFAPQSVYVLEVIR, from the coding sequence ATGAGTAAGACTGATTCATTTTTTATAGTATTTATATTAATTGTTTGGGGGATTGGTGGATTTCCGGTGGCACTCTGTGCACAGGGTGCTGCCGGTGTCCTTCCCGAAACGCATCTGGTGGAAGTGGGGAAAGGATACAGCCAGACTTCCGTCAACACTGCCGTATTCCGTAATAATTCGCTGGTGACGCAAGGTGACGAGCAATACATCAGTTACTATGATGCGGAAGGGTTCCTGACTCTTGGAAAACGGAACCTCCATGCCGGACAGTGGACACTGCACCGCACACAGTATAAAGGGAATGTGAAGGATGCCCATAACGTCATCAGCATGATGCTGGACGGTGACGGGTATATTCATGTAGCCTTCGACCATCACGGACAGCCCTTGAACTACTGTCGCAGCATTGCACCCCATTCGCTGGAATTGGGTGAGAAGGAGCCCATGACGGGCGTGGATGAAGGCAATGTAACCTATCCGGAGTTTTATCTGCTGTCCGGAGGCGACCTGCTGTTTGCATACCGTTCCGGTTCTTCCGGCCGGGGCAACCTGGTGATGAACCGCTATTCCTTGAAGGAGAAGAAATGGAGCCGTGTGCAGGATGTACTGATTGATGGCGAGAACAAGCGCAATGCTTACTGGCAGCTATATGTAGATGAGCTTGGAACCATCCATCTGTCGTGGGTCTGGCGCGAGACTTGGCATGTGGAAACCAACCATGACCTATGCTACGCCCGTTCCTTTGACAATGGCGTAACATGGTATAAGGCAAATGGCAAGAAATATGATTTGCCCATCCGTCTGGGTAATGCAGAGTATGCCTGCCGCATTCCTCAGAATTCGGAACTGATAAACCAGACCAGCATGAGTGCCGATGCAGGCGGCAATCCGTACATTGCTTCCTATTGGCGCGACCCGGACAGCGACGTCCCGCAATACCGGATTGTCTGGCATGACGGGCAGATGTGGCACAGCCGCCAGGTCTCCGGGCGTACCACTCCGTTTTCCCTGAAAGGTGGAGGCACGAAGATGATTCCGATGGCCCGTCCGCGCATCGTAGTAGATGGCGGGGAGATATTTTATGTATTCAGGGATGAAGAACGGGGGAGCAAAGTCTCTTTGGCGCACGCTACGGATGTGGCAAACAGTAAGTGGAGCATCAGCGATTTGACCGACTTCACTGTCGGTGCCTGGGAACCGTCTCATGACACGGAATTGTGGAAGAGCAGGAAGCGGCTGCATCTATTTGTGCAGCATGCCAAGCAAGGAGACGGAGAGCGGGTTGTGGAGTTTGCACCGCAATCGGTATATGTATTGGAAGTAATAAGATAA
- a CDS encoding DUF2264 domain-containing protein: MRKSNYLWLLLVAVLLLPAQEMAAKKKKEKEVTDRELWAGVLYQMAAPVLSNMSEGKLQENMQVELSPTWDGRDKRVTYMECFGRLMAGLAPWLSLPDDDTAEGKQRRQLREWALKSYAQAVDPESQDYLLWRKEGQPLVDAAYVAESFLRGYDALWVPLDSLTKRRYIEEFTQLRRVDPPYTNWLLFSSTVECFLRKAGAKSDAYRIVSALRKVEEWYVGDGFYSDGPGFAFDYYNSFVLHPMYVECLEVFTNSGKNKIWNAPDCNFQRAQKRMQRFGMILERFISPEGAFPVFGRSITYRTGTLQPLALLAWRGWLPKELSNGQVRAAMTAVINRMFGDNRNFNEKGFLTLGFNGSQPHISDWYTNNGSLYMASLAFLPLGLPADHPFWTDAPQAWTSKKAWGGEEFPKDHAYYE, from the coding sequence ATGAGAAAAAGTAACTACTTATGGCTGCTGCTGGTGGCAGTTTTATTGCTGCCCGCTCAGGAAATGGCTGCCAAGAAGAAAAAAGAGAAGGAAGTGACAGACCGCGAACTTTGGGCCGGGGTGTTGTATCAAATGGCTGCTCCGGTACTGAGCAATATGAGTGAAGGGAAGCTCCAGGAAAATATGCAGGTAGAGCTTAGCCCCACTTGGGATGGACGCGACAAACGGGTGACCTATATGGAATGTTTCGGACGTCTGATGGCGGGGTTGGCGCCCTGGCTCTCTTTGCCGGACGATGACACTGCCGAAGGCAAGCAGCGCAGGCAGCTCCGCGAGTGGGCATTGAAAAGTTATGCGCAGGCGGTAGACCCAGAAAGTCAGGATTACCTACTTTGGCGGAAAGAGGGGCAGCCGCTGGTCGATGCCGCTTATGTTGCTGAAAGCTTCCTGCGAGGATACGATGCTTTGTGGGTGCCTCTGGATAGTTTGACTAAACGGCGTTACATTGAAGAGTTTACCCAGTTGCGCCGTGTGGACCCTCCTTATACCAACTGGCTGCTGTTCTCGTCTACGGTAGAATGTTTCCTGCGCAAGGCTGGTGCCAAGAGTGATGCTTACCGTATTGTCTCCGCTCTGCGCAAGGTGGAAGAGTGGTATGTAGGTGACGGCTTCTATAGCGACGGACCGGGATTTGCCTTTGACTATTACAACAGCTTCGTACTCCATCCCATGTATGTGGAGTGTCTGGAAGTCTTTACGAACAGTGGAAAAAATAAGATATGGAATGCGCCGGATTGCAATTTCCAGCGTGCCCAGAAGCGCATGCAGCGTTTCGGCATGATTCTGGAACGTTTCATCTCTCCCGAAGGGGCCTTCCCCGTATTCGGGCGTTCCATTACCTACCGCACCGGTACCCTCCAACCATTGGCTTTGTTGGCATGGCGTGGATGGTTGCCCAAGGAATTGTCGAACGGACAGGTACGTGCTGCCATGACAGCTGTCATCAACCGTATGTTCGGTGACAACCGGAACTTCAACGAGAAAGGTTTTCTGACATTGGGATTCAATGGTTCCCAGCCTCATATCTCCGACTGGTATACTAACAACGGCAGCCTTTACATGGCTTCCCTGGCATTCTTGCCCCTGGGCTTGCCCGCCGACCATCCGTTCTGGACAGATGCTCCGCAGGCATGGACCTCGAAAAAGGCGTGGGGTGGTGAAGAATTCCCCAAAGACCATGCCTATTATGAGTAA
- the hemW gene encoding radical SAM family heme chaperone HemW: MAGIYIHIPFCKTRCIYCDFYSTTRSELKQQYIRALCTELKTRKGYLKEEPIETIYFGGGTPSQLAHEDFEQIFRTIKEVYGTEHAEEITLEANPDDLTEEYVSMLRTLPFNRISMGIQTFDAPTLKLLNRRHNAAQAIVAVHRLRQAGFRNISIDLIYGLPDETDQRWERDLQQAVGLDVEHISAYHLTYEKGTRIYEMLQSHRISEVDEESSVRFFSALMDTLGAAGYEHYEISNFCKPGMYSRHNTAYWKGIPYLGCGPSAHSFNAETREWNTASLEGYIKSIEEGHRSSETEILDKVTRYNEYIMTSLRTMWGISLTYTEEAFGTELCQYCTKMAAPYLQSHKLEMQADRLRLTREGIFVSDGIISDLMFID, translated from the coding sequence ATGGCAGGCATCTATATTCATATACCTTTTTGCAAGACACGCTGTATCTATTGCGATTTTTATTCCACCACTCGCAGCGAATTGAAGCAGCAGTACATCCGTGCCTTGTGCACTGAACTGAAAACCCGCAAGGGTTATCTGAAGGAAGAACCGATAGAGACCATCTACTTTGGCGGAGGAACTCCCTCACAGCTCGCTCACGAAGATTTCGAGCAGATATTCCGGACTATCAAAGAGGTGTATGGAACAGAACATGCCGAAGAAATTACCCTCGAGGCCAATCCCGACGACCTGACGGAAGAATATGTGTCCATGCTGCGCACCCTCCCCTTCAACCGCATAAGCATGGGGATACAGACATTCGACGCCCCCACCCTGAAACTGTTGAACCGCCGGCACAATGCCGCGCAAGCCATCGTAGCCGTACACCGCCTCCGCCAAGCCGGCTTCCGGAATATCAGCATCGACCTCATCTATGGGCTACCGGATGAAACAGACCAACGGTGGGAACGTGACCTGCAACAAGCCGTCGGTCTTGATGTGGAGCATATCTCCGCTTATCATCTGACTTACGAAAAAGGCACCCGCATCTACGAAATGCTGCAGAGCCATCGTATCAGCGAAGTAGATGAAGAGAGTAGCGTGCGCTTCTTCTCGGCGCTCATGGACACCCTGGGAGCCGCGGGGTATGAGCATTACGAAATATCCAACTTCTGCAAGCCCGGCATGTACTCACGCCACAACACTGCTTACTGGAAAGGCATTCCGTATTTGGGCTGCGGCCCTTCAGCCCACTCCTTCAATGCGGAGACAAGGGAATGGAACACAGCTTCTCTGGAAGGATACATAAAGTCCATTGAAGAGGGACACCGTTCCTCCGAAACAGAAATTCTGGATAAAGTGACCCGTTACAATGAATACATCATGACTTCCCTGCGTACCATGTGGGGAATCTCCCTGACATATACGGAAGAAGCCTTCGGCACAGAGTTGTGCCAATATTGCACGAAAATGGCAGCCCCCTACCTCCAAAGCCACAAACTGGAGATGCAGGCAGACCGCCTGCGCCTGACCCGGGAAGGCATCTTTGTTTCGGACGGCATAATAAGCGACCTGATGTTCATTGATTAA
- a CDS encoding RNA polymerase sigma-70 factor, translating to MTEQEVRRYLRQMKEENSERAFHSFYNLCYDRLFRIACYFVKHEEWAQEIVLDVFMKLWEQRARLPEVNNIEDYCFILTKNASLNYLEKENRHPTLSSEQLPEVSGQADSPEDTLISEELFARYVKALDRLPERCREVFIRLREEKQSYAQVAEELNISTKTVDAQLQKALTRLKEALLTE from the coding sequence ATGACCGAACAAGAAGTCAGACGCTACTTACGCCAAATGAAGGAAGAAAACTCGGAACGGGCTTTTCACAGTTTCTACAATCTGTGCTACGACCGCTTGTTCCGTATTGCCTGCTATTTCGTGAAGCACGAAGAATGGGCGCAAGAAATTGTGCTCGACGTCTTCATGAAGCTTTGGGAACAACGCGCCCGGCTGCCGGAAGTGAACAACATAGAGGATTACTGCTTTATCCTTACCAAAAATGCCTCCCTCAATTACCTGGAAAAAGAGAACCGGCACCCTACACTCTCGTCCGAACAGCTTCCCGAAGTTTCCGGCCAGGCCGATTCCCCCGAAGACACTCTTATCAGCGAAGAACTGTTTGCCCGATATGTCAAGGCGCTCGACCGCCTGCCGGAGCGTTGCCGTGAAGTATTCATCCGCCTGCGCGAAGAGAAACAAAGCTATGCACAAGTGGCGGAGGAGCTGAACATCAGCACAAAGACAGTAGACGCGCAACTGCAAAAAGCACTCACAAGACTCAAGGAAGCATTGCTGACGGAGTGA
- a CDS encoding DUF4974 domain-containing protein, whose protein sequence is MKVNNENFDKVLNKLVASTRSPRGRFTAENSWRLLESRLLKRRSMKRFWMRTASAAAVVLLCVTSWAAYQFLYVAPQREAIPTEAIHTTEETQVIHSVLTFDQQPLQEIVRQLSETFRTDIRIEGDSLKNYHMTATFREGESLTEILDLLKDAGNFTYKKENNTIILTTKLN, encoded by the coding sequence ATGAAAGTGAATAACGAGAATTTCGACAAGGTACTGAACAAACTGGTTGCTTCTACCCGTTCCCCACGAGGACGCTTTACGGCAGAGAACAGCTGGAGGCTGCTGGAAAGCCGTTTGCTAAAGCGCCGCAGCATGAAGCGGTTCTGGATGCGTACAGCCAGTGCCGCAGCCGTAGTCCTGCTCTGTGTAACGAGCTGGGCAGCCTATCAGTTCTTATACGTAGCACCACAACGGGAAGCCATTCCCACAGAAGCCATACATACTACCGAGGAAACCCAAGTAATCCATAGCGTACTGACATTCGATCAGCAACCCTTGCAGGAAATCGTCCGTCAACTTTCCGAAACGTTCCGTACCGATATACGTATCGAAGGAGACAGCCTGAAGAACTATCATATGACAGCTACCTTCCGCGAAGGGGAGAGTCTTACAGAAATCCTCGACCTACTGAAGGACGCCGGCAACTTTACCTATAAAAAAGAAAACAACACTATTATCCTTACTACTAAACTTAACTGA